The nucleotide sequence CACATCCAAAGTTGATGCTCGTAATACCCCGATTTTTTTGCTTTTTAGTTCCTTGATATTTTGGATATTCGATTTGCAAATTATCCCATCGCTTTCTCGTTCGAGAAATGATATTATTTTTACCTTTTTCCCTTTTGCCACATCAGTCCAAGTGTAAGTGAATGGCATGATTGATAGGTCAATTTTTCCTGAGACTAAGGCTTCATTCACTTCCCAGCCTGCTGAAAAATATTTAATATCATATTCATCTTCTGCTATCAACCCTTCTCTGATGCCAAATTCAAATGGGAAATGATTTAACGATGGTTTGATCAAGCCCACGATCAATTTATCCGATCTCTTGGTGCAAGCAAAAATGTTCAAGCATATCAAAATAATAATAAATAACTTTTTCATACAGCTCCTTTTAAGTTTGTTTTTCCGGGAAAATAAAAAAGCCACCCGAACTGTTTCATAGTCAGGGTGGCTTCTTCCAAAACCTAGATCTTAACCGTAAAATTTATATCTACAAAATTTCACTACTTATTATCTCTTATCAAGTTTTTTGTGATATTTATCAAGTTTCGGTTTCTTTCGGTCCATCATGTTTTCCTTCAATTCCTCTTTTTGCTCAGCGGTCAACATTTTGCTAATATCTTCTTTCAGATTGATCCTAGATTTCTCAATTGACGCCTTTTTGACTGAGATTTGGTCAATGAGTTTTTTTACTTTTTTGTAATTCTCATTTTTTAGGGCAACTCTCTTGTCAATTTGTAAAACTTGAATATCAGCCTTTAATTGGACTATGTCTTTTCTCGATTTAGTGCTATATCCGATAATTTTTTCTTCTTGTGCATCTGTTAAATCGAGTATTTGAAATAAAAGAAAGATGGGATCTTTGGGAGCATTTTGCATATGAAAATCTGGTTTTTGATTTTGGGGAAATGGTGGGTTGCCCCGCTTTCCGCGATAGTCCATTGGGTTGGCAACT is from Candidatus Cloacimonadota bacterium and encodes:
- a CDS encoding Spy/CpxP family protein refolding chaperone encodes the protein MKNKKKSRLISDKKWIIAIITIVIVSYAAISVANPMDYRGKRGNPPFPQNQKPDFHMQNAPKDPIFLLFQILDLTDAQEEKIIGYSTKSRKDIVQLKADIQVLQIDKRVALKNENYKKVKKLIDQISVKKASIEKSRINLKEDISKMLTAEQKEELKENMMDRKKPKLDKYHKKLDKR